One genomic segment of Drosophila melanogaster chromosome 3L includes these proteins:
- the Rcd5 gene encoding reduction in Cnn dots 5, with protein MEASRITAIASSAVSVTAPNPPTVSTIPTAAASTLIQVGVSPATTTMPTPAATTTTTTIGSTASSAVGISTPIRNPISNLQIEQQNDQKRRSSSRTIKRKRFDDEIVEYNIAVPTNRSGTDANRSSRPRTTSQNYPALVGVPHTTLAPLNIPTSTPQTPLSVDSLLPGTPSTVASLSLATPTTPAPLATPLPVAPIVTAVAHPKPPAMERSTTSERRSRPVRPASKKAQRRNGRPMGQMATKDLGRWKPIDDLALIIGIQQTNDLRIIHRGVKFSCKFTLQELQQRWYALLYEPAVSRIAVSAIRNLHPELVESVQRKALYSVQEEDLLGTIKSSEQPKLEQFQELLDKNASVFYCARTAKSLQNHWLLLKQYTLLPDQSVKPIYGTDQQPLSFSDAEDQIFEHDLNEPRDEALEMERALADRRNKRNIRLLENELSRWAVLVDSVLSPTAASEFDNQTLACLCGRHVRYLMRSKEITFGRDAKDCVVDVDLGLEGPAAKISRRQGTIKLRSNGDFFIANEGKRAIFIDGTPLLSANKARLGHNCTVEISGLRFTFLVNYELINAIRQESAKTSNPLN; from the exons ATGGAGGCATCAAGAATAACCGCGATCGCCAGCAGTGCAGTGTCCGTTACCGCTCCCAATCCCCCCACAGTGTCCACCATTCCCACAGCAGCTGCGAGCACACTAATCCAGGTAGGCGTGtcgccagcaacaacaaccatgCCAACAccagcagccacaacaacaacaaccacaataGGAAGTACAGCTAGCAGTGCCGTTGGAATTTCAACGCCGATACGAAATCCCATTTCAAATCTGCAGATAGAACAGCAAAACGATCAAAAGCGAAGAAG TTCATCGCGGACGATTAAAAGGAAGCGTTTTGATGACGAAATAGTTGAGTACAACATTGCGGTGCCCACAAATCGCAGCGGAACAGACGCCAATCGCAGCAGCAGGCCTCGCACCACCTCCCAGAATTATCCAGCTTTGGTGGGCGTGCCGCACACCACGTTAGCGCCTCTTAACATACCCACTTCCACGCCACAGACGCCGCTTTCAGTTGATTCCCTGCTGCCGGGGACACCTAGCACTGTTGCATCGCTGtcactggccacgcccacaacgCCAGCTCCCTTGGCCACTCCCCTTCCAGTTGCCCCAATTGTGACTGCCGTCGCGCATCCCAAACCACCGGCCATGGAGCGCTCCACGACCAGCGAGCGCCGTTCGCGCCCAGTGCGTCCTGCCAGCAAAAAGGCGCAGCGTAGAAATGGTCGTCCCATGGGTCAGATGGCCACCAAGGATTTGGGCCGCTGGAAGCCCATTGACGACTTGGCCCTCATAATTGGCATCCAGCAGACCAACGATCTGCGGATAATCCATCGCGGCGTTAAGTTTTCCTGCAAGTTTACTCTGCAGGAACTACAGCAGCGCTGGTATGCTCTGCTGTATGAGCCTGCGGTGTCCAGGATTGCAGTGTCCGCCATAAGGAACCTGCACCCCGAACTCGTGGAGTCCGTTCAGCGCAAAGCTTTGTACAGCGTGCAGGAGGAGGATCTGCTTGGCACCATTAAGAGC TCGGAACAACCAAAACTTGAGCAGTTCCAGGAGCTACTGGATAAGAATGCCTCCGTTTTCTACTGCGCCCGCACTGCCAAATCCTTGCAAAACCATTGGCTTCTTCTCAAGCAGTACACCCTGTTGCCGGATCAGTCAGTGAAGCCTATATATGGCACGGATCAGCAGCCACTCAGCTTCTCGGATGCAGAAGATCAAATCTTCGAGCACGACCTGAACGAGCCACGTGACGAAGCTCTCGAGATGGAGCGAGCTCTGGCAGATCGTCGCAACAAACGTAATATTCGCCTGCTGGAGAACGAGCTCTCGCGCTGGGCCGTCCTGGTGGATTCCGTGCTTAGTCCGACCGCTGCCTCCGAGTTCGACAACCAGACACTGGCCTGCTTGTGTGGCCGCCATGTGCGGTACCTAATGCGTTCCAAGGAAATAACATTTGGTCGCGATGCCAAGGACTGTGTGGTGGACGTGGATCTGGGGCTCGAGGGACCGGCTGCGAAGATCTCTCGCCGCCAAGGAACCATTAAGCTGCGCAGCAATGGGGATTTCTTCATCGCTAACGAGGGAAAGAGGGCCATCTTTATCGACGGCACTCCTTTGCTATCCGCCAACAAAGCTCGACTCGGTCACAACTGCACAGTGGAAATATCCGGTCTGCGCTTCACCTTCCTGGTCAACTACGAGCTGATCAACGCCATCCGCCAGGAGAGCGCCAAGACATCGAATCCCCTCAACTAG
- the CG1136 gene encoding uncharacterized protein yields MKSWLLALVALAAVVTGSQTPSANQYHIQTDEGPERYFRFQTDSGQFRKEKRLQDGTVIGTEAWIDAAGYLRQKDYIADKQGYRILKSKTIYVGLGRAVEDAIKSTKAAPAQSGVLVHGGSSGSSANSLGSYHRPSYGYISSTTSTTTPAPYPPPALLDVEDSGAGKLNYLPPEQAAKIEPQSQLGFDHYPDELPRARDQLLSPLPATPLSPLVDIHSNGDPVQDLELNAINVYDAEADRAFGHGQFGSVISSTTARPPSLDMLPPLSAHRRRLRPRPTPAPVAIVSSTPAPISGADLYGYSTPQPFAAPAYQFAPPATSSTTGYGYYPPPQSPVDVNSLEAALLPPLPSSSYRRRLRPRPVQGNHLDGLAASEYDGVGVTRNGFRYVLPKQYHEEETNPSDGKRAGSFGYVDPFGIRRVVYYNAAPGRGFVHRNNNQFVGANGAPYDSPGPAELVNE; encoded by the exons ATGAAATCGTGGCTG CTGGCTCTGGTGGCCCTGGCAGCAGTTGTTACTGGCAGCCAGACTCCCAGTGCGAATCAATACCATATCCAGACGGACGAGGGACCGGAGCGATACTTCCGCTTCCAAACGGACAGCGGACAGTTCCGCAAGGAGAAACGGCTGCAGGATGGCACAGTCATCG GAACTGAGGCCTGGATCGATGCGGCGGGCTATCTACGACAGAAGGACTACATTGCCGATAAGCAGGGATACAGGATACTGAAGTCCAAGACCATCTACGTGGGCCTAGGAAGGGCCGTTGAG GACGCCATTAAATCCACCAAGGCAGCGCCAGCTCAATCGGGTGTCCTAGTGCATGGCGGCTCCTCGGGATCTTCGGCCAACAGTCTGGGCAGCTATCATCGTCCCAGCTATGGCTACATTTCGAGCACCACGTCCACCACCACACCGGCTCCATATCCGCCTCCAGCTCTACTGGACGTCGAGGACTCAGGTGCAGGCAAGCTCAATTACTTGCCCCCCGAACAAGCGGCCAAGATTGAGCCACAATCACAGCTCGGATTCGATCATTATCCGGATGAGTTGCCACGGGCGAGGGATCAGCTATTGTCGCCTCTTCCAGCCACGCCGCTGAGTCCACTGGTTGACATCCATTCGAATGGTGACCCTGTTCAGGACTTGGAACTGAATGCCATCAATGTGTACGACGCTGAAGCGGATCGAGCCTTCGGACACGGGCAGTTTGGTTCGGTCATAAGTTCCACTACGGCCAGACCTCCATCGCTGGATATGCTACCTCCACTGAGTGCCCACAGACGTCGTCTGCGTCCGCGTCCGACTCCAGCTCCCGTAGCCATTGTTTCCAGCACACCAGCACCCATTTCTGGCGCGGATTTGTATGGCTACTCCACGCCACAGCCATTCGCTGCTCCTGCCTATCAATTCGCACCGCCAGCCACGTCCTCCACCACGGGATATGGCTACTATCCGCCTCCGCAGTCGCCAGTGGATGTAAACTCCCTGGAGGCGGCACTTCTTCCGCCCCTGCCATCCAGCTCATACCGAAGACGCCTGCGTCCAAGGCCAGTCCAGGGTAATCACCTCGATGGGTTGGCCGCCTCCGAATACGATGGCGTTGGAGTTACCCGCAATGGATTCCGTTATGTGCTGCCCAAGCAGTACCATGAGGAGGAAACGAATCCATCGGACGGAAAGCGAGCGGGCAGCTTTGGCTACGTGGATCCCTTCGGAATCCGTCGGGTGGTTTACTATAACGCAGCTCCCGGCAGGGGATTCGTCCATCGGAATAACAATCAGTTTGTGGGCGCCAATGGAGCGCCATACGATTCACCGGGTCCGGCGGAGCTGGTCAACGAATAG
- the Dpy-30L2 gene encoding Dpy-30-like 2, isoform A, whose amino-acid sequence MPVSPGEGEVNGGGDVAKNDSNSQQSVDGIDAFAACQKPRPDTSSMPVRQYLDQTVAPILLHGLQALARDRPSDPISYLATYLLKNKNRCDEVKTEEN is encoded by the coding sequence ATGCCGGTTTCCCCTGGAGAGGGGGAAGTCAATGGCGGCGGAGATGTGGCCAAGAACGACTCCAACTCGCAGCAATCGGTGGATGGAATCGATGCGTTCGCCGCCTGCCAGAAGCCGCGTCCGGACACCAGTTCCATGCCGGTTCGCCAGTACCTCGACCAGACGGTGGCCCCCATTTTGCTGCACGGACTGCAGGCTTTGGCCCGGGATCGCCCCAGTGATCCGATCAGCTACCTGGCCACCTATCTGCTGAAGAACAAGAACCGCTGCGATGAGGTCAAGACAGAAGAAAACTAG
- the Ugt305A1 gene encoding UDP-glycosyltransferase family 305 member A1, isoform A: MRALCLLPVFVLLGRFCSLEAANILCLVSTAKHNNPGWSKPLFDALLANGHSLLVISTAPNPEPKKQVDGLVYYHLPNEYDVMKRHFLLEEPREYISMVTLNQLLVWYEVLLGSCRALLNSDTMSSKRPELTAQLSMEYDLIITDVTQGIECLMDSVSGWRSKPVLGLSAGKLTPDLMSLLRAENTINAARIPHYISQVPKTMGFWNRLHNHIMYYAEPLIHLVITRPVLSELMKTENAFPKLQLVLLNTHPTLDYVQNLPPGVIEVGGLHIKNQTSPLPTYIQEFTEKFFDGIVYINMPYIEYMNDQGLKAMYTMIHGNPNVAFIWNVEQLEQLPAKKPNLLTLHVNQSLQQDILAMQYVKGFLNHGDSFSLQEAIHYGVPVVVLPLKLEEFNNAQRVMERNLGVMLQVKEFNQSSLSDALTRILDEERFISALHQAQLKFRTRPQSALELAVWHAEQLIAEPRLFKHFAQTETLAQNFFVANSLDVLTVPLIVLLAAVVSLANLVYVLYTGGSKRQQTLEKAVLKKRKKSKKSSPQTFTPVNVTLKLETSELLEDLNNEILEGEEELLKGEEKPLEEKKED, translated from the exons ATGAGGGCCTTGTGTTTACTCCCGGTTTTCGTGCTTTTGGGCAGGTTTTGCTCCTTGGAGGCGGCAAATATCCTGTGCTTGGTGAGCACGGCCAAGCACAACAATCCTGGCTGGTCAAAGCCCCTTTTCGACGCCCTCTTGGCCAATGGTCATAGCCTACTGGTCATCAGTACAGCGCCCAATCCGGAACCAAAGAAGCAAGTGGACGGTCTAGTGTACTACCATCTGCCCAACGAATACGATGTGATGAAGAGGCACTTCCTCCTCGAGGAACCGCGCGAGTACATAAGTATGGTTACCCTCAATCAGCTGCTGGTGTGGTACGAGGTCCTCTTGGGCAGCTGCCGTGCTCTACTTAACTCGGATACCATGAGCAGCAAGAGGCCGGAATTGACCGCCCAACTGAGCATGGAATATGATCTGATCATTACGGATGTCACCCAAGGCATTGAGTGCCTAATGGATTCGGTTTCCGGCTGGCGTTCCAAGCCAGTTCTTGGCTTGAGTGCTGGTAAGCTCACCCCGGACCTTATGTCCCTACTCCGAGCGGAAAACACGATAAATGCGGCCCGGATTCCGCACTATATTAGCCAAGTTCCCAAGACTATGGGCTTCTGGAACCGACTTCACAACCACATCATGTACTATGCAGAGCCACT GATTCACTTAGTGATCACTCGTCCGGTTCTTAGTGAACTAATGAAGACGGAAAATGCTTTCCCCAAACTACAATTAGTGCTCCTAAATACCCATCCAACCTTGGATTATGTTCAGAACCTTCCGCCCGGAGTCATCGAAGTGGGTGGTCTCCACATCAAGAACCAGACCAGCCCTTTGCCCACGTATATACAAGAATTCACGGAGAAGTTCTTCGACGGCATTGTGTACATCAATATGCCCTATATTGAGTATATGAATGACCAGGGATTGAAGGCTATGTATACGATGATTCACGGAAATCCCAATGTTGCCTTCATTTGGAATGTGGAGCAACTAGAGCAGTTGCCGGCCAAGAAACCAAATCTGTTGACGCTTCATGTGAATCAATCACTACAGCAAGACATCTTGG CTATGCAGTACGTCAAGGGGTTCCTGAATCATGGAGATAGTTTCAGTCTTCAGGAGGCAATTCACTATGGAGTGCCCGTCGTCGTGCTTCCCCTTAAACTAGAGGAATTTAAT AATGCCCAACGTGTAATGGAACGCAACTTGGGTGTGATGCTTCAGGTCAAGGAATTTAACCAAAGCTCCCTGTCGGATGCCCTTACGCGAATCCTGGATGAGGAGCGTTTCATAAGTGCTCTCCACCAGGCCCAGTTGAAGTTCCGGACCCGTCCGCAATCCGCCCTGGAATTGGCTGTATGGCATGCGGAACAACTTATCGCCGAACCACGACTATTTAAACATTTCGCACAAACTGAGACGTTAGCCCAAAATTTCTTCGTGGCCAATTCCCTAGATGTCCTGACCGTGCCTCTCATTGTTCTCCTGGCTGCCGTGGTATCCTTGGCCAACTTGGTCTACGTCTTATACACTGGAGGATCCAAACGTCAACAAACTTTGGAAAAAGCAGTACTCAAAAAACGCAAGAAGTCAAAAAAGAGTTCCCCCCAGACTTTCACACCAGTGAATGTAACACTCAAACTAGAAACCAGCGAATTACTTGAAGATCTAAATAATGAAATTCTCGAGGGGGAGGAGGAACTGCTCAAAGGGGAAGAAAAGCCCCTCGAGGAGAAGAAAGAAGACTAA
- the dib gene encoding disembodied — MLTKLLKISCTSRQCTFAKPYQAIPGPRGPFGMGNLYNYLPGIGSYSWLRLHQAGQDKYEKYGAIVRETIVPGQDIVWLYDPKDIALLLNERDCPQRRSHLALAQYRKSRPDVYKTTGLLPTNGPEWWRIRAQVQKELSAPKSVRNFVRQVDGVTKEFIRFLQESRNGGAIDMLPKLTRLNLELTCLLTFGARLQSFTAQEQDPRSRSTRLMDAAETTNSCILPTDQGLQLWRFLETPSFRKLSQAQSYMESVALELVEENVRNGSVGSSLISAYVKNPELDRSDVVGTAADLLLAGIDTTSYASAFLLYHIARNPEVQQKLHEEARRVLPSAKDELSMDALRTDITYTRAVLKESLRLNPIAVGVGRILNQDAIFSGYFVPKGTTVVTQNMVACRLEQHFQDPLRFQPDRWLQHRSALNPYLVLPFGHGMRACIARRLAEQNMHILLLRLLREYELIWSGSDDEMGVKTLLINKPDAPVLIDLRLRRE; from the exons ATGTTGACCAAACTGTTAAAGATTAGCTGCACCTCGAGGCAGTGCACCTTTGCCAAGCCGTATCAGGCGATACCAGGACCACGAGGACCCTTTGGAATGGGTAATCTATACAATTACCTGCCCGGAATCGGATCCTATTCCTGGCTAAGATTGCACCAAGCCGGCCAGGATAAGTATGAGAAATATGGCGCAATTGTGCGGGAAACTATAGTTCCTGGGCAGGACATTGTCTGGTTGTACGATCCCAAGGACATAGCTTTGCTGCTCAACGAGCGGGATTGTCCGCAGCGAAGAAGTCACCTGGCACTGGCTCAATATCGCAAGAGCCGACCGGATGTCTATAAAACCACCGGCTTGCTGCCCACCAATGGTCCGGAATGGTGGCGTATACGTGCCCaggtgcaaaaggagctgaGTGCACCAAAGAGTGTGCGGAACTTTGTTCGCCAAGTGGATGGAGTGACCAAGGAGTTCATTAGATTTCTACAAGAATCTCGCAATGGTGGTGCCATTGATATGCTGCCCAAGCTCACCAGATTGAATTTGGAAT TAACCTGTTTGCTTACCTTTGGAGCTCGTCTGCAGTCTTTTACTGCCCAGGAACAAGATCCTAGATCCCGATCCACACGCTTGATGGATGCGGCTGAGACCACCAATAGCTGCATCCTGCCCACAGATCAGGGCCTCCAGCTGTGGCGATTTCTGGAGACACCTAGCTTTCGCAAACTAAGCCAGGCCCAATCATATATGGAGAGTGTGGCCCTGGAGCTAGTGGAGGAGAATGTTAGGAATGGTTCAGTGGGATCTTCACTGATCTCGGCTTATGTAAAAAATCCCGAGCTTGATCGCAGTGACGTGGTGGGCACTGCTGCAGATTTACTCTTGGCTGGCATCGATACCACTTCGTATGCCTCGGCATTTCTGCTCTATCACATAGCACGAAATCCGGAGGTGCAGCAAAAACTGCACGAGGAGGCCAGGAGAGTGCTTCCGAGTGCCAAGGACGAGCTATCCATGGATGCCCTACGAACAGATATCACCTATACGAGGGCTGTCCTCAAGGAATCACTACGCTTGAATCCCATTGCCGTGGGCGTGGGCAGGATTCTTAATCAGGATGCGATCTTCAGTGGCTACTTTGTGCCAAAGGGG ACCACCGTGGTTACCCAGAACATGGTAGCCTGTCGGCTGGAGCAGCACTTCCAGGATCCCCTGCGCTTCCAACCAGATCGATGGCTCCAGCACCGTAGTGCCCTCAATCCCTATCTGGTCCTTCCCTTCGGTCACGGAATGCGGGCCTGCATTGCCCGCCGTTTGGCCGAGCAGAATATGCACATTTTGCTTCTCAGG CTGCTGCGTGAATACGAATTGATTTGGAGCGGATCCGATGATGAGATGGGTGTGAAGACCCTGTTGATAAATAAACCCGATGCTCCAGTGCTGATCGATCTGCGATTGCGTAGAGAATAA